The proteins below are encoded in one region of Prevotella melaninogenica ATCC 25845:
- the lpxD gene encoding UDP-3-O-(3-hydroxymyristoyl)glucosamine N-acyltransferase, protein MEFSAKQISQFIQGRIEGDENVTINTFAKIEEGKKGAISFLANPKYIHYLFETESSIVLIDEDIQLDKEVKPTLIRVKNARDCVAKLLQLYESMKPKKQGIDSLAFVSSKATIGKDVYIGAFAYIGDGVTLGDGCQIYPHATIMDGVQLGSNCIVYPNASIYHGCKIGSNVILHSGCVIGADGFGFAPNPETNSYDKIPQIGIVTIEDNVEIGANTCIDRSTMGSTYVRKGVKLDNLVQIAHNNDIGENTVMSAQVGIAGSTKVGQWCMFGGQVGIAGHITIGDKVFLGAQSGVPGSLKSNQQLIGTPPMEQRPYFKSQAIFQRLPEMYKQLNALQKEIEELKKNK, encoded by the coding sequence ATGGAATTCTCTGCGAAACAAATATCGCAATTTATACAAGGTCGTATTGAAGGTGACGAAAACGTAACCATTAATACCTTCGCCAAGATTGAAGAAGGTAAGAAGGGAGCAATCTCTTTTCTTGCAAACCCTAAATATATACACTATCTCTTTGAAACAGAGTCAAGCATTGTACTTATAGATGAAGACATTCAACTGGACAAGGAGGTAAAGCCTACTCTTATCCGTGTAAAGAATGCACGAGACTGCGTTGCTAAGTTGTTGCAACTCTATGAAAGTATGAAACCTAAGAAGCAAGGCATTGATTCTCTTGCTTTTGTTTCATCAAAAGCAACAATTGGCAAGGATGTCTATATCGGTGCATTTGCATATATTGGTGATGGTGTGACTTTAGGTGACGGCTGTCAGATTTATCCTCATGCAACTATCATGGATGGCGTGCAGCTGGGAAGTAATTGTATTGTCTATCCAAATGCAAGTATTTATCATGGTTGTAAGATTGGCAGCAATGTAATCCTTCATTCTGGTTGTGTAATTGGTGCGGATGGTTTCGGCTTTGCACCTAATCCAGAAACTAATAGTTACGATAAAATACCTCAGATTGGTATTGTAACAATAGAAGATAACGTAGAAATTGGTGCCAACACTTGTATTGATCGCTCAACCATGGGCAGTACATACGTTCGTAAGGGAGTAAAACTTGACAACCTTGTTCAAATAGCACACAACAATGATATTGGTGAGAATACAGTGATGTCTGCTCAGGTAGGTATTGCAGGTTCAACTAAGGTTGGACAATGGTGTATGTTTGGCGGTCAGGTGGGTATAGCTGGTCATATCACTATCGGTGACAAAGTATTCCTCGGTGCACAGTCAGGCGTTCCTGGTAGCCTAAAGAGTAATCAGCAACTCATTGGAACTCCTCCAATGGAGCAGCGTCCATACTTTAAGTCACAGGCTATCTTCCAGCGTTTGCCAGAGATGTACAAGCAGTTGAATGCACTGCAGAAAGAAATTGAAGAATTGAAAAAGAATAAATAA
- a CDS encoding MarR family transcriptional regulator, which produces MDNHCISKIREIFRVITAFECGLQEQIGLNINEAMLLCLLSESEKPMLAGEIAEEMGLTRSNTSKVIASLEQASLIRRRACSEDGRCQRFHITKHGLEKLDHLHCDSIAVPEELKEII; this is translated from the coding sequence ATGGACAATCATTGTATCAGTAAGATTCGCGAAATATTTCGTGTCATCACTGCTTTTGAATGTGGATTACAAGAGCAAATAGGCTTAAACATCAACGAAGCAATGCTGTTGTGTCTACTTTCAGAAAGTGAGAAACCTATGTTGGCTGGTGAAATAGCAGAAGAGATGGGCTTGACACGTTCGAATACTTCAAAGGTAATCGCCTCATTGGAACAGGCTTCGCTTATTCGCCGCCGTGCTTGTTCAGAGGATGGACGCTGCCAAAGGTTTCACATTACAAAACATGGTTTAGAGAAGTTAGACCATTTGCATTGTGATTCCATAGCTGTTCCAGAGGAGTTAAAAGAAATCATATAA
- a CDS encoding HD domain-containing protein → MTDAKIINDPVFGFIKVPRGLLLDIVRHPLMQRLTRIKQLGLTQEVYPGAQHTRFQHSLGAFHLMSEALISLQQKGVFVFDSEAEAVQAAILMHDIGHAPFSHVLENTLISGITHEEISLMMMDRINQDMHGALNLAISIFKDEYPKSYLHQLISSQLDMDRLDYLRRDSFFTGVTEGNIGSARIIKMLNVVDDALVVESNGIYSIENYLTSRRLMYWQVYLHKTTVGCENVLINALHRAKQLAKEGVELFASPALRYFLYNDITAETFHTDNKALDNYIALDDNDIWSAIKVWQQHEDKILSLLSSNMINRKIFKVEVREEEPTTEEINQFKQQISERYEISLTDCDYLIGVNRVQKDMYNPYDDHISILYKDGTLKDITEASEILNIELLSKKICKYYLSYQRF, encoded by the coding sequence ATGACAGACGCAAAGATAATTAATGACCCTGTTTTCGGATTTATAAAGGTGCCACGTGGACTGTTACTTGACATAGTACGTCACCCACTTATGCAGCGATTGACACGTATCAAGCAATTAGGCTTAACACAAGAGGTTTATCCAGGTGCACAGCATACACGCTTTCAACACTCTTTAGGTGCCTTTCATCTTATGAGTGAGGCACTAATATCGCTACAACAAAAGGGTGTGTTTGTCTTTGACAGTGAGGCTGAAGCGGTACAAGCTGCCATCCTAATGCATGACATTGGACATGCTCCTTTTTCTCATGTGCTGGAAAACACACTGATTAGTGGTATTACTCATGAAGAAATATCGCTGATGATGATGGATCGTATCAACCAAGACATGCATGGAGCACTCAACCTTGCGATTAGTATCTTTAAGGATGAATACCCTAAATCCTACCTTCATCAGCTAATTTCCAGCCAACTTGACATGGATAGGCTTGACTATCTCCGTCGTGATAGTTTCTTTACGGGAGTGACAGAAGGCAATATTGGCTCTGCACGTATTATCAAGATGCTTAACGTTGTCGATGATGCTTTGGTAGTCGAATCAAATGGTATTTATTCTATTGAGAATTATCTTACCTCACGTCGCCTTATGTATTGGCAAGTATATCTGCATAAGACAACCGTTGGATGTGAGAATGTTCTTATCAATGCTTTACATAGAGCAAAACAATTAGCAAAAGAAGGAGTTGAACTTTTTGCTTCACCAGCTCTTCGTTACTTCCTTTACAATGATATTACAGCTGAAACTTTCCATACAGACAACAAGGCATTAGATAATTATATAGCTTTGGATGACAATGACATATGGAGTGCTATTAAAGTATGGCAACAACATGAAGATAAGATACTCTCACTTCTATCTTCAAACATGATTAATCGAAAAATATTCAAAGTAGAAGTACGAGAAGAGGAGCCAACGACAGAGGAAATCAATCAGTTTAAACAGCAGATTTCTGAACGATATGAGATAAGTCTCACTGATTGTGATTACCTCATTGGAGTAAATCGGGTACAGAAAGATATGTACAATCCTTATGATGACCATATTAGCATTCTGTACAAAGACGGAACATTAAAAGATATAACCGAAGCATCGGAGATTTTGAACATTGAATTACTCTCGAAAAAAATATGTAAATATTACCTATCTTATCAACGTTTCTAA
- a CDS encoding transglycosylase domain-containing protein: MIKKIFKFIRSIFRGIFNFFPWYAKLYKGRAWYTKMAVGTVSFFVAIFLYLGMVDINFLWLFGKSPGFIDIKTPPTYAASEIYSADSVLIGRFYKENRTPVKYEEVTPAFWNALISTEDERFYSHNGIDFMGIGGAIKDAVTGSGGRGASTITQQLAKNMFRVRTQYSSGLLGHVPGLRMLIMKSKEWIIAVKLELIYSKKEILTMYANTVDFGNNSFGVKTAAKTYFNTSPSKLSIDQAATLVGMLKATTYYNPILHPKNSIRRRNTVLYNMVTHNVLPHDEYALYSKRPMKLDIHVEENYDGQAQYFREYISEYFKDWMKDNGYDLYSSGLKIYTTIDTRMQKYAEQAATKQMEKVQQTFDNHWRGMQPWRDAKGNEIPGFIEGIAERQPFYKKLLQKYPNQPDSVLYYLNKPHKVTLFDYEKGHIEKEMSSMDSIRYMVKFMHCAMVAMEPETGAVRAWVGDIDFKTWKYDKVVAQRQPGSTFKLFVYSEAFNQGLTPCDKRRDEYISMQVLDKKTGQMKTWTPHNANGRFSNDSITLKSAFARSINSIAVRLGQEMGIKNIIRTAQEMGIKSPLDDEPSLALGSSDVNLLELVNAYSTVANDGEYHVPVVVTRILDKDGNEVYVAPKDHERALPYKTAFLMQEMLKAGVNEGGGTSQALRHYTFGDTDWGGKTGTSNNHSDAWFMAVSPKLVVGAWVGGEYRSIHFRTGALGQGSKTALPICGEFIYSLMRDKAFQKYHAKWQLDPDEDIDPSMYNCQPTVVRRAAPDSLRDFTTGHRRHQEEEEEPIDGHENTDEGGFILEPAPQPTPERQGNSSNNESPQIIKKAKKPRSEDMEI; encoded by the coding sequence ATGATAAAGAAAATATTTAAATTCATTAGAAGTATATTCCGAGGAATTTTCAATTTCTTCCCATGGTACGCAAAACTGTATAAAGGTCGTGCTTGGTACACGAAGATGGCTGTCGGAACAGTATCTTTCTTTGTAGCTATCTTCCTCTATTTAGGAATGGTAGACATTAACTTCCTTTGGCTCTTTGGAAAGTCACCAGGTTTTATTGATATAAAAACTCCTCCAACCTATGCTGCATCAGAGATTTATAGTGCAGACTCTGTCCTCATTGGTAGATTCTATAAAGAGAATCGTACACCAGTAAAGTATGAGGAGGTAACCCCTGCATTCTGGAATGCACTCATCAGCACAGAGGACGAGCGCTTCTATAGCCATAATGGTATAGACTTTATGGGTATCGGTGGTGCCATCAAGGATGCCGTAACAGGTAGTGGAGGTCGTGGTGCATCAACCATCACACAGCAGTTGGCGAAGAATATGTTCCGTGTTCGTACGCAATATTCTTCAGGTCTATTAGGTCATGTACCAGGCTTGCGAATGCTCATTATGAAAAGTAAGGAATGGATTATTGCTGTGAAGTTAGAGTTAATCTATTCAAAGAAAGAAATTCTGACAATGTATGCCAACACCGTTGACTTTGGCAACAATTCCTTTGGTGTAAAGACAGCTGCTAAGACTTATTTTAATACAAGTCCTTCAAAGTTATCTATTGATCAAGCTGCAACGTTGGTAGGTATGTTGAAAGCTACTACTTATTATAATCCAATCTTGCACCCAAAGAATTCTATTCGTCGTCGTAACACTGTGCTGTATAATATGGTTACACATAATGTATTACCACATGATGAGTACGCACTATACTCTAAGCGACCTATGAAGTTGGATATACACGTAGAAGAAAACTATGATGGTCAAGCTCAGTACTTCCGTGAATATATATCAGAATACTTCAAAGATTGGATGAAAGACAATGGTTACGACCTCTATAGCAGTGGTTTAAAGATCTATACCACCATTGACACTCGTATGCAGAAGTATGCTGAGCAAGCTGCAACAAAGCAGATGGAAAAGGTTCAACAAACTTTTGATAACCACTGGAGAGGTATGCAGCCTTGGCGCGATGCAAAGGGAAATGAGATTCCTGGCTTTATTGAGGGCATTGCTGAACGTCAGCCTTTCTATAAGAAGCTATTACAGAAATACCCTAACCAGCCTGATAGCGTTCTCTATTATCTCAATAAACCACATAAGGTGACTCTCTTCGACTATGAAAAGGGGCATATTGAGAAAGAAATGTCATCAATGGACTCTATCCGTTATATGGTTAAATTCATGCACTGTGCTATGGTTGCTATGGAACCAGAGACAGGTGCGGTAAGAGCTTGGGTGGGTGACATTGATTTCAAAACATGGAAATATGATAAGGTTGTTGCACAGCGTCAACCAGGTTCAACCTTCAAACTATTCGTCTACTCAGAGGCATTCAATCAAGGACTGACCCCTTGTGATAAACGTCGTGATGAATATATCAGTATGCAGGTTCTTGATAAGAAGACTGGTCAGATGAAGACTTGGACACCACACAATGCCAATGGTAGATTCTCTAATGATTCTATTACACTGAAGAGTGCTTTTGCTCGCAGTATAAATTCCATTGCTGTACGCTTAGGACAGGAGATGGGTATCAAGAATATTATCCGTACAGCTCAGGAGATGGGTATTAAGAGTCCGTTGGATGATGAGCCTTCATTGGCACTCGGTTCAAGCGACGTAAACTTATTAGAATTGGTAAATGCCTATAGTACTGTAGCAAATGATGGTGAATATCATGTTCCAGTTGTCGTTACACGCATCTTAGATAAAGATGGAAACGAGGTATATGTAGCACCAAAAGACCACGAGAGAGCATTACCTTACAAGACTGCATTCCTCATGCAGGAAATGTTGAAGGCTGGTGTGAACGAAGGTGGTGGTACAAGTCAAGCATTACGTCATTATACTTTTGGTGATACAGACTGGGGAGGAAAGACTGGTACAAGTAATAACCACTCTGATGCTTGGTTTATGGCAGTCAGCCCTAAACTTGTCGTTGGTGCATGGGTTGGTGGTGAATATCGCTCCATCCACTTCCGTACAGGAGCCTTAGGACAGGGTTCAAAGACTGCACTACCTATCTGTGGAGAGTTTATTTACAGCTTAATGCGCGACAAGGCTTTCCAAAAGTATCATGCTAAGTGGCAGTTAGATCCAGACGAGGACATCGACCCTTCAATGTACAACTGTCAACCTACAGTAGTTCGGCGTGCTGCTCCTGATTCTTTGCGTGACTTTACAACAGGACATAGACGTCATCAGGAGGAAGAGGAAGAACCTATCGACGGACACGAAAACACAGACGAGGGTGGCTTTATATTAGAACCAGCTCCACAACCTACTCCAGAACGGCAGGGCAATAGTTCTAATAATGAATCGCCTCAAATTATAAAGAAGGCGAAGAAGCCACGCAGTGAAGATATGGAAATCTAA
- the miaA gene encoding tRNA (adenosine(37)-N6)-dimethylallyltransferase MiaA, producing the protein MKNKTLIVITGPTGVGKTETTLRIAEHFNVPVINADSRQIFSEIPIGTAAPTAEQQQRVQHYFVGNHHLEDYYSASLYEQDVLNIINSQHTPISLLSGGSMMYIDAVCNGIDDIPTILPEIREKMMKRLEAEGLEQMCNLLRELDPEHWKIVDRNNPRRVIHALEICIQTGKTYTSFRSNTIKDRPFNIIKVGLNRDRDELYNRINQRVLDMIEEGMIEEALQVYPKRTLNSLNTVGYKEIFEYLDGLTTLDEAIFKIQSNTRRYARKQLTWYKKDTAFQWFNPDNIEEILNYVHTMISNTSK; encoded by the coding sequence TTGAAAAACAAAACATTAATAGTCATCACTGGCCCAACAGGCGTTGGCAAGACAGAGACCACTCTCCGTATTGCAGAGCATTTTAATGTACCTGTTATCAATGCTGACTCCCGACAAATATTCTCTGAGATTCCTATAGGAACAGCAGCACCAACGGCAGAACAGCAGCAGCGTGTACAACACTATTTTGTTGGTAATCATCATTTGGAAGATTACTATTCAGCAAGCCTATACGAACAAGATGTACTTAATATTATTAACAGTCAGCACACACCTATCTCGTTACTCTCAGGTGGTTCAATGATGTATATTGACGCTGTATGCAATGGTATTGATGATATCCCGACAATTCTTCCTGAAATACGAGAGAAAATGATGAAACGCTTAGAAGCAGAAGGATTAGAACAGATGTGTAATCTGTTACGAGAACTGGACCCTGAGCACTGGAAGATAGTTGACAGGAATAATCCACGTCGTGTTATCCATGCCCTTGAGATATGTATCCAAACTGGAAAAACATATACATCTTTCCGTTCCAATACTATTAAAGATCGTCCTTTTAATATCATCAAGGTTGGATTAAACCGTGATAGAGACGAACTCTATAATAGAATCAATCAGCGAGTATTAGACATGATTGAAGAGGGAATGATAGAAGAAGCACTACAAGTTTATCCTAAGCGAACTCTGAATTCACTCAACACGGTTGGATACAAGGAGATATTTGAATACCTTGATGGCTTAACAACACTTGATGAAGCCATATTTAAAATACAGAGTAATACTCGAAGATACGCTCGCAAACAGCTCACATGGTATAAAAAAGATACCGCTTTTCAATGGTTTAATCCCGATAACATTGAAGAAATCTTAAATTATGTCCATACAATGATATCAAATACAAGTAAATAA
- a CDS encoding phosphotransferase, whose translation MEQLLELYKNWKGSNPSNVEKLAGAGSNREYYRMFDEDGDTVIGVIGTSRDENHAFIYLAKHFEKRRLPVPHILAVSADELCYLQSDLGNTSLFDAIRGGREAGGRYNLAEQKLLRNAIRELPNIQLRGARELDFSNCYPQPEFNQESVLFDLNYFKYCFLKATELDFHELKLEANFRMFAKDLTSEQMDSFLYRDFQARNIMLDKEGKPYFIDFQGGRKGPFYYDLASFLWQASAKYSFKLRRELVFEYYQSLKNYTEVPSKRHFVNRLSLFVLFRTLQVLGAYGFRGYFERKKHFIDSIPPAIQNLRDLLALGDDVFPYPYMMDMLKRLTLLPQFAHIEKPAANRTDGLKITEKDVYKANPLDGPATFSKYDGKGPLVVRVFSFSFKKGIPEDTSGTGGGYVFDCRSTHNPGRYEPYKKITGLDEPVIRFLEDDGEILEFLKPVYKLADHHVERYMQRGFTDLMFSFGCTGGQHRSVYSAQHLAEHLNEKYGIEVHIKHREQGIEQILKAK comes from the coding sequence ATGGAGCAACTATTAGAACTATATAAGAATTGGAAGGGTAGTAACCCTTCAAACGTAGAAAAGTTAGCAGGGGCAGGTAGTAACCGTGAGTATTACCGAATGTTTGATGAAGATGGTGATACTGTCATTGGTGTTATAGGAACGAGTCGTGATGAAAATCATGCCTTTATCTATCTTGCTAAACATTTCGAAAAACGACGTTTACCAGTACCACATATCTTAGCTGTGTCTGCTGATGAGTTATGTTACCTACAATCAGACCTTGGTAACACGTCACTCTTTGATGCTATACGTGGTGGACGTGAGGCTGGTGGACGATATAATCTTGCTGAGCAAAAGTTGTTACGCAATGCCATAAGAGAATTGCCAAATATTCAGTTGCGCGGCGCAAGAGAACTTGATTTTTCTAATTGTTACCCACAACCAGAATTCAATCAAGAGAGTGTACTCTTTGATTTGAACTATTTTAAGTATTGCTTTCTCAAAGCAACCGAACTCGACTTCCATGAATTGAAGCTCGAAGCAAACTTCCGTATGTTTGCAAAAGACCTGACATCAGAGCAGATGGATTCCTTCCTTTATCGTGATTTCCAAGCACGAAATATTATGTTAGATAAGGAAGGGAAACCATATTTTATTGATTTCCAAGGTGGAAGAAAAGGTCCTTTTTATTATGACCTTGCTTCGTTCTTATGGCAAGCAAGTGCAAAGTATTCTTTCAAATTGCGTCGTGAATTGGTATTTGAATACTATCAGAGCCTTAAGAATTATACTGAGGTACCTTCTAAGCGTCATTTTGTTAATCGCTTATCATTGTTTGTTCTCTTCCGAACATTGCAAGTTTTAGGTGCTTATGGATTCCGTGGATACTTTGAACGTAAGAAGCATTTTATCGATTCTATTCCTCCTGCTATACAAAATCTGCGTGATCTCTTGGCATTAGGTGATGATGTTTTCCCATATCCATACATGATGGATATGTTGAAACGTCTCACATTATTACCACAGTTTGCGCATATTGAGAAGCCTGCAGCTAATAGAACAGATGGACTAAAAATAACAGAGAAAGATGTTTATAAGGCTAATCCTTTAGATGGTCCTGCTACATTCTCTAAATATGATGGTAAGGGACCATTGGTAGTGCGTGTCTTTAGTTTCTCATTTAAGAAGGGTATTCCTGAAGATACATCTGGTACTGGAGGCGGCTATGTCTTTGATTGTAGAAGTACGCATAACCCAGGTCGATACGAACCTTATAAGAAGATTACGGGTTTAGATGAGCCTGTCATCCGTTTCCTTGAAGATGATGGTGAGATACTTGAGTTCTTGAAACCTGTTTATAAGCTCGCTGACCATCATGTAGAACGTTATATGCAACGTGGCTTTACTGATTTAATGTTCTCGTTTGGTTGTACCGGTGGACAGCATCGCTCTGTTTATAGTGCACAGCATCTTGCTGAACATCTTAATGAGAAGTATGGAATTGAGGTACATATAAAGCACAGAGAACAGGGTATTGAGCAAATATTAAAGGCGAAGTAA
- a CDS encoding bifunctional UDP-3-O-[3-hydroxymyristoyl] N-acetylglucosamine deacetylase/3-hydroxyacyl-ACP dehydratase, whose protein sequence is METVKQKTLKGSFSLFGKGLHTGLSLTVTFNPAPENTGYKIQRIDLDGQPIIDAVAENVVDTQRGTVLAKGEARVSTIEHGMSALYAMGIDNCLIQINGPEFPILDGSATMYVDKINEVGIVDQNAPKDYYIIRKKIEIKDENGSVITILPDEQFSITAMCNFDSKFISSQFATLDDINTYATEIAPARTFVFVRDIMPLLQANLIKGGDLDNAIVIYEQQVSQEKLDQLADLLKVPRMDANNIGYIQHKPLQWDNECTRHKLLDIIGDMALIGKPIKGRIIATRPGHTVNNKFARLMRKEIRKHEIQAPMYDPNDEPLMDNIRIRELLPHRYPMQLVDKVIAMGSTSIIGIKNVTSNEPFFQGHFPQEPVMPGVLQVEAMAQCGGLLVLSQVEEPERWSTYFLKIDDVKFRQKVVPGDTLMFRVELLGPVRHGISSMKGYMFVGERVVAEATFTAQIVKNK, encoded by the coding sequence ATGGAAACAGTTAAGCAGAAAACTTTAAAGGGAAGTTTTTCCCTCTTCGGAAAGGGACTTCATACAGGATTGAGTCTTACTGTAACATTCAATCCTGCCCCAGAAAATACTGGCTATAAGATACAAAGAATCGATCTTGACGGACAGCCTATTATTGATGCTGTTGCTGAGAATGTTGTTGACACACAGCGTGGAACAGTATTGGCTAAGGGTGAGGCACGTGTTAGTACGATTGAACATGGTATGTCTGCCCTTTATGCAATGGGTATTGATAACTGCCTTATACAGATTAATGGTCCAGAATTCCCTATTCTCGATGGCTCTGCAACGATGTATGTTGATAAAATCAATGAGGTTGGTATCGTTGACCAGAATGCTCCAAAGGATTACTATATCATTCGCAAGAAGATTGAGATTAAGGATGAGAATGGCTCTGTAATTACTATTCTCCCTGACGAGCAGTTCTCTATCACTGCGATGTGTAACTTTGACTCTAAGTTTATTAGCAGTCAATTTGCTACATTGGATGATATTAATACTTATGCAACCGAGATTGCTCCAGCACGTACATTCGTTTTTGTACGTGACATTATGCCACTCTTGCAGGCTAATCTGATTAAGGGTGGTGACTTGGATAATGCAATTGTTATCTATGAGCAACAGGTTTCACAAGAGAAACTTGACCAATTGGCAGACCTCTTGAAGGTTCCTCGTATGGATGCAAATAACATTGGTTATATTCAGCATAAGCCTTTACAATGGGATAACGAGTGTACACGCCATAAGCTCCTTGATATCATCGGTGATATGGCATTGATTGGTAAACCTATCAAGGGCCGTATTATTGCGACTCGTCCTGGTCATACTGTAAACAATAAGTTTGCTCGCTTGATGCGTAAAGAAATACGTAAGCATGAGATACAAGCACCAATGTATGATCCAAATGATGAGCCATTGATGGATAACATTCGCATCCGCGAACTTTTACCACACCGCTATCCAATGCAGCTGGTAGATAAGGTCATTGCAATGGGTTCAACAAGTATTATTGGTATTAAGAATGTAACCAGCAACGAACCATTCTTTCAAGGACATTTTCCACAAGAGCCTGTTATGCCAGGAGTATTACAGGTAGAGGCTATGGCTCAATGTGGTGGACTCTTAGTACTTTCTCAGGTTGAAGAGCCTGAGCGTTGGTCAACTTACTTCTTGAAGATTGATGACGTTAAGTTCCGTCAGAAGGTTGTTCCTGGTGACACGCTTATGTTCCGTGTTGAACTTCTTGGTCCTGTTCGTCATGGAATCAGTTCAATGAAGGGTTATATGTTTGTTGGCGAGCGTGTTGTTGCTGAGGCTACATTCACTGCCCAAATTGTAAAGAATAAGTAA
- the lpxA gene encoding acyl-ACP--UDP-N-acetylglucosamine O-acyltransferase has product MNQISPLAFVHPEAKLGDNNIIGPFCYIDKNTVIGDNNVFQNSVTIHVGARLGNNNEIFPGASISTKPQDLKFRNEESLCEIGDNNSIRENVTISRGTASKGTTKVGSNNLLMECVHIAHDCVIGSGDIIGNATKFAGEVTVDDNAIISANILCHQFCHIGGYVMIQGGSRFSMDIPPYIIVGKEPARYMGINLIGLRRRGFSNELIELIHNAYRILYGTGTRAENIQKIKNELQITPEIQKIIDFVESSERGIIK; this is encoded by the coding sequence ATGAACCAGATAAGCCCATTGGCCTTTGTTCATCCAGAGGCAAAACTTGGTGATAACAATATAATTGGTCCATTCTGTTATATCGATAAGAATACTGTTATCGGTGATAATAATGTGTTCCAAAACAGCGTAACCATCCATGTTGGTGCACGTTTAGGCAATAACAACGAAATATTCCCAGGTGCCAGTATCTCTACAAAGCCTCAAGATTTAAAGTTTAGAAATGAGGAATCACTTTGTGAGATTGGGGACAACAACTCTATTCGTGAGAATGTTACAATTTCGCGTGGTACAGCTTCAAAGGGTACAACAAAGGTTGGTAGTAATAACCTACTGATGGAATGTGTACATATTGCACATGATTGTGTTATTGGTTCTGGTGACATTATTGGTAATGCAACCAAATTTGCAGGCGAAGTGACAGTTGATGATAATGCTATCATATCTGCCAATATTCTCTGTCATCAGTTCTGCCATATTGGTGGATACGTTATGATACAGGGTGGAAGCCGTTTCTCTATGGATATTCCACCATATATCATTGTAGGAAAAGAGCCTGCCCGCTATATGGGAATTAACCTCATTGGTCTTCGCCGTCGTGGCTTTTCAAATGAACTCATTGAACTTATCCACAATGCTTACCGCATCCTTTATGGAACAGGTACACGCGCCGAGAACATTCAGAAGATTAAGAACGAACTACAGATTACGCCAGAGATTCAGAAGATTATAGACTTCGTTGAATCATCTGAACGTGGTATCATTAAATAA